The following coding sequences are from one Microbulbifer sp. TB1203 window:
- the infA gene encoding translation initiation factor IF-1 has translation MAKDDYIEMEGEVIDTLPNTTFRVKLENGHVVIAHISGKMRKNYIRILTGDKVKVELTPYDLSKGRITYRAR, from the coding sequence ATGGCAAAAGACGATTACATTGAAATGGAAGGTGAGGTGATCGACACCCTGCCGAACACCACTTTTCGCGTAAAGCTGGAAAACGGACATGTGGTGATAGCGCATATCTCCGGCAAGATGCGCAAGAACTATATTCGCATCCTCACCGGCGACAAGGTCAAGGTGGAGCTGACTCCCTACGACCTGAGCAAGGGGAGGATCACCTACCGAGCCAGGTGA